From Branchiostoma floridae strain S238N-H82 chromosome 5, Bfl_VNyyK, whole genome shotgun sequence:
tccttgctctgtggactggcgttgtagtctaacacttgCAGAATTGCATTTGGTCCCCCACACATACTGATAAGGTATAACATTGCGACTgcatggagaatggtgtccctatatctcacaGTATTGAGGTTGTCCTGTCTGGGAACATGATAAACCTTNNNNNNNNNNNNNNNNNNNNNNNNNNNNNNNNNNNNNNNNNNNNNNNNNNNNNNNNNNNNNNNNNNNNNNNNNNNNNNNNNNNNNNNNNNNNNNNNNNNNNNNNNNNNNNNNNNNNNNNNNNGGCACATATACTCTtaccaaatgttaaagataaacttgtaTGTTCCGTAGACCAAAGATGACGTGAAAAAGGAcagattgaatccttgacacccacacccatgtcagcaggatgatacagagttgaacacacaaattgaaatttgggcacttttttttcgcgacccactgacgtaagtagccctggtgctcgttccgagaatttataatcataaggagtttgataccatatgaaaggaaatcacacacgctttctattgatatatcacacattaaaattgatgcagaaacagcggaaatatgatcagccaaagttcatattccaaactttttgtgccgagtttatttTCGAACAATGACGCGTTGACAGTAGTTTTGACCAGCTCTAGTCAGAGGCAGACCGTAGGCAAGACATCCTTTGGCCTTTTCATGTGGTTCTTGAGTTCCAATGATGATTCATAGCAATAATAGTATACAGGTTTGGCATTGCTTCTTTGTTTCTTCATCATAAATGTTATCATATACATCACTCAACTATAACACTTAACATGTGATGTGAGACGTAGGCTAGCTGTAATctaaaaagaaaatatgttaTGAAATGGtgatttatgtttgtttgtttgtgccgtTATTTACACTTGAAAATGTTCTATTCAGCCATCGGTGCTGCTTTTTATACGGGTGGGAGGTGTATCAAGAGGACATTTGAAAACATAACAAATGCTTGGTCAACATAGATGACTCAAAATTTTATCATTAATACAAATATAGATTCATCTGATGTGACTGAGTTATTCTGAGTTCTAACTGGCTCTTTTTGCATATCTTTAGGGACTTGTAAGCAGCTGGGAAATTGCAAGATGAGCTTTGACAAGGAAGAACTAAAGAAGAGGCTGACGCCAATCCAGTATGAGGTCACCCAGGAGAAGGGCACAGAGAGGTGAGTGACCAACTTTATGATTATCCTGATTGTATCTTCAATGTCAGAACTATATTCCAGCGTGTACTGGTACATGTGACAGCGGGACGTAAGAAACAAAATCTTTCCATTCAGAAGAAGTTGTTATTTCTTAAAAGAAGAATGTGGTATCTTCTGACATTTTCTTCAATTATACTGACTCAGGCTGTAAGTAGCAAAACTGCCTAACTTGCCAGGTTGATTCTGGAAAAGGAATTCTTGACTAACATGCATACTAGTACTCAGTactgtgtactacatgtactagccaTTTGTTGAAATTCTGCCTAACTGTTTGATCATCACAATGTCTGATACAGATGTATCAGGACAGACTCAAGACATATATGAAGGCCATGTTTGATTTCCTTGATATCATTTGTATAGGCTAAATCCTATTCTGatacacatttgtacatatcAATCAGTCAGCATTTCAAAATCACCTTGCTCCTTTATCTTTCTCTGGTTTGTTTGTAGGGAAAATTGTCTTACAAACGAGCTTGAATACAAAAAATCTACTTTGCGGGTTGAGtagaaaacaatacatttataGTAAATGATATATCATTCATTAAGAAGATGTTTGAGACTTGAGCAGTGTGTAACATGGATACCTCTCCTGCAGACCTTTTACAGGGGAGTTGAATGATGAGACAAGGCCAGGACTGTACAAGTGTGTGGTATGTGGAGCTGAACTCTTCAAGTAAGTCACTTTTTCAAATGAATAGAGGAGCCTTAttaatattatataaaagttGTATCTTTACTGACATATCCTACAgtattgaaatttattttttgtaACTCAGGTAAAACTGTACAGTATTGTCAACTCATATGAAGGAAGTTTCACTGAACCAGTGACCTTCTGCTTTCTAGCATAAATATTTCTCCATCAAAAACCAAGCTCTGtagaaatattctctggaaGTGATCAGACCAAAAACCATTATGAAACATGCACATGTTACAATGATCTATGTACAGAATGTGCAAACGTTTGTTGACCCCAATAGATCTTTGTTTAAACATTAGCTGGAAAATGTTGTCTTGACTGCTTTGACATTTTCCCTGGAGCACAATAATGTGTTAGTTATTGCATGAGTCAAAGGTGACAAGGTGTTTCATGTCTTGGTGGTGGAACACCTCCAGCAATTTTCTGAATCTTGTCCTCTGTATTTTCAGGTCAGAGACAAAGTTTGATGCAGGATGTGGTAAGTTGTTAAAAAAACTTAAGTAGTCTTTCATATGAGAATTTGGGGGAGGACATTATGTGGCAGGAAGTTAAGTTTCTTCCCTAATGCCTTAAAAAGTGTAGGGCAAGCCTAATGCCCAGCATTGATTTAATGGTGTAGTActgtgtgcgagtagcttggCAAAAGAATATGGCTTAGACAGtctgcatttttgtgaaaatgtttttgtatggAAGACAGCCTCTAAGTTTGGAGTTGACCGCATGACAATGCTTGTTAATCTGTCCAATACATTACTTTTACCTTTCTCTTTGAAGTTGACCCACGTGTCAGTGCTAGATTACTTTCTTTGTAATGTCACGTAATTTGCACAGGCAAGCTTTGTCTTCTGGTTAACTAATGGTCTTGACATGAATGGGCAAGGTGGCATAATGGGGCAGATTGAGCTGATTAGCGAGTGAAGTGTTTGCCTACTCAAATTTAGGTCCTGTTTTTTGTTGGTTATTCTTAAGCCTGACCAAGACGCCCAATTTGTGTAGACATACACAAAATTAATATAGTGTACAGAAACCTTGACCCCTTGGggttctttatttttttattttttgtttctacTGTAAACGCCCCCTGTTTataaataatgatgatgaacaaGGTAATCAGAGAGAGCAGATTTTACTCCNNNNNNNNNNNNNNNNNNNNNNNNNNNNNNNNNNNNNNNNNNNNNNNNNNNNNNNNNNNNNNNNNNNNNNNNNNNNNNNNNNNNNNNNNNNNNNNNNNNNaacaaacacacaaacaaacacacacacatgtatactcAGAGGCGTACAAATAtgcaccacaaacacacacatacacacagaggcACTCACACACGACACTCAGAGGCACACACTTACGcaccacatacacacatgcacagagacacacacattGACACCACGCACACAGGCACAAAACGAACTTTGAAAACATGATCTCCCTGCCGGAGGCAATAAGACATGTCAGTACCTTTGAGTATAAGGTCAGCACAAGTATGTAGGGACATGTAGAATCATCCCAATGCCACAAACATGATTCATAGGACCACCCAGTCGGTAAACATTCCGGTTTGGAATCTCTTGTCCTTTTCATGCTTAGCACTGTTTTGATTCTAGTTTTGACTGACACGTGACATTGAATGTAGTTTGGTGCTGTGACATCCTCTCAAATCTACTTCTCTATCTGCTGCCAGGAGAATTTGTGTTCTTTTTTACTTGCTCACTCCCTGTACCAAGCTCCCATGGGATGCAGCTTTAAACCTAACATAAAATGGCAGAAATGTCCTTTGATGTTCTGAAGACAGCGAGGACCATGTCTGAGCTCTGTCACTCCCAGGCTGTCCCTGTAACGAGAAAATGATTATATTCTGAAAGGCGGCTGTTATTGAAATGTGGTTGTATTGTTGTCGGGAGGACCCATGTTGTGTTGCTGTCTGGGGCACACCGTCGGCAACAGTACCACCTTACTTTTCCCACCATTGGTACGTTATCTGCGGGTCGCCGCAGGCTTTCACATGGAGATGTACAGGACTGGCAAACAGTGAGCTCCCGGCACAGCCATTCTTCCATAGCTTAGATAGGAGAACGACTAAATGACCATGCAAGCAAGGTCCACAAATTTTGTGGGAAGACACAACAGTTCCAGTATCTCCTTCCTTGTTGTTCTTCATCAAATGAAGAGCCATGAACAGTGTATTACTATACAAAGGGCTGTTCCCATGGCTTCTTCTTTTGGActgtgactgagtgagtgaccAGTCCATTCACAGCAGTTGTTCTGAAAAGGAGTctgccaaaaaaaaagatatgaaaaatttcaaaatttatgtACCAGGCCAGGTGTAGACTAAAACATTTATATGTCAATCTTGAAATTCTTTACTTAAGACATATACAAAATAATGAGAAATTTTAAGAGTACACCATCAAGGAGGTTAGTTATAACGTAATGTTAAGATGTATTTTTCTTCTACTTTCTAGTGCCAATAGATAGAAGGTGACCGGGGaatatgtttttgaaaatttttgatGGTACCTTTACCATGAAATGATAAAGTTATGGCATATACTTTGAGTTGAAGCTGGTACTTTCTGTCTCAAAGTGTTTGCAGTCCCTGGCACTGAGATAGTTAAATTGGTagcaaaatgtcacaaagtACTTTAATTTGTCAGTTTGTGGTAGTTGTGGTTATGTACAAGCAGTAATAGCAGGATACTTTGTGGTAACCACAATATCCTGTGGTTATAGTAACTTCAGTGAAAAGACATGACAGTTCATGTGGTCATGGTAACTGTCTTTAGTCGGAGATAATTAGAAATCACAACATTGTCCTTTGTTGCACTCTGCAGGCTGGCCATCCTTCTATGATCAGACTGATGAGGGAGCGGTGACGATGACTGAGGATAGCTCCTTAGGCATGATCAGGACAGAGACAACCTGTTCAAAGGTATTACATCTGTGTCTTCTTCTAATACAGTACAACAATCagttaggtaggtaggtaggtaggttctGTAGTCTGCAAATCCCATGTCAAGACTCAAAGACATCATGCTCTACGATAATGCAGTTCATTGGGAACTTAAGCAACACTCGAACTGTTCACCAACATACTAAACTGCATGAGTAGCAGTACTAGAATACCGTGTATAATTTTGACATGCACCTATTTGTCTCTGTATTCCTCTCTATCATACTCAGGGCACAGAGAGCATCACTGTACTCTACTCCTGCCTCGTAAATTAGATTATAGACATAAATAGATTTTATCCTCCAAAATCCCACTAAAGGAGCGGTGTCAATTTGATTAAAGACCCCCCTTGGCCTGGACCCTTCCTGCCATATTTGCTGTTATCAGTTTGCTTTCATGTTCCGAGAGGGCTATTTCTAGCGCTGCATGATGGGATGTTTTGACAGCACGTTCTGTGTTCAGCAAGCAAGAATGTTAACATACTTTAGAGTAAGACCAAACAGGTATGGTCTCCCCTGACACATTTGGGTCCACGAAAGTTGATGTGAAAATGAAGACTCGTGCTGTGCAAATGTAGGAGTCGTACaagattttcagtcaaatttaggagtTGTGTGAGTTTGCCAAATTTATCAAGATAGGTCATCCAACTATGAATATTCTTGTGACTGATTTTTGAACTAATGAGATATtcaattttttggtcaaaacCCTTGCAAAGAGAGTTCTAGTCAACAAAGTAACACAGTAAGAATGTTGTGTTGACCTGTAATACTGTCTCAAGGAAAAGACAATTTCCTGAATGGtcagatttttgtttttattgttgcacatgtacataaataaTATAAACTTacttgaaacaaacaaacatgtatcacAATGTCAACCAGACAACCACAGCTTAGGTGTTAACTGAAAGTGGAAATTGTTGTAGCAGGTCATTTTCCAACTTGACGTTGAGCTGGCCCCACAACCCCTGGACCACCTAAACCGACTGTATGGGTTGACCAAGGGTTGACATTGACTGGTGCATGGTACTTTAGCCATTGTCATTAAGGTGCTTACACAAACACCAAATCACATTAAGGTGTTTGTGGAATAAATCAACCCTTTGGGAATGTGCGGCCTTGAAATAATGGGAATGATTGAGAGGTGTGCTTAGCTGCGGTGAAACAGGAGCCAGGTTTGGTTTACCTGGGCCCAGCCAACCATGCATACAACTGGGACTTCAAAGCTTGCTATCACCTTACCCTAATGACAGTATGATTTATGACATTGTAGGAGAATCTCCTACCGGTCTAACAGGTAATAACATCTGAGCAGATTCACCTGTGGTGACACTTGTCACACTAACACGAGTTTTCCAAAGTTCCACAGCTTTTCCTTGGGATGATTTTATCTCAAACTTATTCAGCAACTTTTGGTCTATTTTGAGTACTGTTGTTGGTCATCAAAAAAGTACATGTCGTGGCCTAAGATGGCTAGCCTTACATTAAGTTACTTACCCTTGTCCATGATATGGGAAGTATCATTCCTATAGTTCTGCTTTGCTTCATTAGCCTGCATCTCACACTTATTCAACTTAAGTCCTATCCCCAGTTCTTTATAGCATAAATCACACCCAAACAAGTCTGGTATACAGGCCATATGTTTGCGTAAGACCTGCGGGGGAATAAATGGCAAAAATTCCTCAGTTGCAGGTATACACCTGCATTATCTCCAGACTCTGCAGGTAGCCTTGCCGAGATGTTTACCTCTTCATGGTAGAAAAGCTGCCTAAACAGGCTAACCTTTGCCTTAACCCTTGCTGAAGTAAACTGATGCTTACAGGGCTGGACTGCCTGAAGACTTAGCTCTTCAAAGAACATCCCTACAATTATGAGTAAGTATGTGAATCACAGTCGATCCTGTATTATCTGAGAAGGCTCTACACTACAGGCACCTTGCCCCGGGGCAGCTCCAGTATTTCAATACCTTCAATGTTTCATTGTGTGGGTCCTCCATGTGTGATAGATTACTAATTACATATTTGCCAAACCTTTAATCACCTGCCTGAGGAAGACTGCTGCAGTGGTAACTTTGATGGTTGATCTGGTGTTGGTTGAGATATGGACTTCCCTGTCCAGTGACTGTGTTAGTGATTTACTAGCCACTGCTCATGTTGTCCTGAACTTTTGAACTCAGGAGCACCTCCGGGTGTGCATTTCACACCCATCCAGGCAAATCAGGTGTTGAATCATGAAAGGACATGTTGGGAGGGGTATAGCCAGCCCTCAGGCCTCCAAATTACTCCTTATTTCCGATCAGTACTGCAACTAGAGCATGTGCCCTCTCTGTCTGTGCCCTCTCTTTGTCAATCAGAAATCAACCCAGTCACTGATGTATGAGACAGGAAGGTTCCTAGATTTTGGACCATACCTTTGATGTTATTGTCAGTGAATGGCTTGAGTGTAATGTTTCTGAAGAGTGGCCATGTACAAGTTGTGGGGGGCTTACCTGTTGTATGAAACAGTGACCTGCTGACTCACCaaatctgtttatttatttatttattggtttggctgttcagaacacacagTCAGGGCTGCCCAACAACCAAATCTATACAAGAGTCTGATGTACCAATTAACTTACCCACATAATCAACCTCCATTTGATTGATCCACATAGTTTCCATACAGACGATGTCTTCTTGAGTGCTTGAgtggtgtacaaatgtatagatATTAGATAGAGATTAACAGATGTACCTTAGCTGGTAATAAGAAGAGGAGTCAATGTAGAATAGAAATGGGATGCTATATGGTCATACCTTCCCCAAGGTCCTCACTATCAGATCCAAGTTTAAGATTTATGTTGCTTGTTTCCTCACCTGTAAGTATTAGATATTGTGTCATGCAACATTGAATCTGAACCTGCCCTATCCTATTGGATTATTCCATAGACTGAGGAAAATGTGAtcatataatgatacaattacaacttacatgaatgtggttttaagttttggCATGCCAATGGCAGGAAGAGAAAACAAACTCCATTAATGTAGGAATGGGAATATGTCTCTTTATCTCTTACATAAAGCTGTCATTAACACTTGCTGCTCCTGATGTGAGCCATTAGTTGCAGATAAGTCCCAGATAACCATTAAGGGTGGGGGCATCACACCTGCTGTAGCATTCTGTAGACACTGGGAATGCAGTGGGCGAAAAGGGTAAACGGATTAAGCATAGTGATTCACATTGCAATCTGTTTTGAAGGAGCTCTGGAATCAAACAAATAAGTCCTGATGCCTTTCATGCTAAGATGTTTTGACTTTGGGAAGTTAAGTCCATGGAAACCCACTCAGCTCGAACTGATTCCTGAACTTGACTGCTGAGGTAAAGGATAGATAACTTGACTATTCTGACTATCTAAGACAGTAgtaatgattttatttattctTACATCAGGAGTGTTTATATTATTTGTTCTGGGCAGGCTAGCAGCACTAAACTTACTACAAATATTATCTCAAGTTCTCAGCAAATACATTCTCATAATGGTGTTAGATCTAGGACACCTTTACATTTAACATTTAGGTTCTTATCTGACTAAACTGCAAACTTTGTGGGGAAACTCCATGGAAAGCAGCTCTTCTCAAAAGGTCAAGGCACAGTCAGCATAAATCATAATTCCTTTTATGATTCAGGTCACTTCTGATGTTCAGTACTACATAGATAgaaaccacctgtccacatgtAACTGCTCAAACAATTTTTAAGGAAAGTGAACTCCATTTGCATGGATATATATCTGTGTTACTGTTAGAGGGGCAAGAAATGACATTTTACGTAATGTCAACATGATAACTTGACAGAAAAGGGAAAAACAAGCCACCCTGAATAATATACCAAAAGTCTGACCTAACCAGAGGCTTGCATTGTTGAGTCCCCCTGTCCTTGCCAGTCCAGTCAGGTCATTGACTGTACACATTGCCATGTGTACAGTCATCCCTCCCTATCCACAACAAAAGAAGGTATTCCCCTCCTATTGTTGCAGTTATCACAGTAAATCTGTGTTAAGCCATGCTGAAATGTAACTACACACCCCTTTCCACTATATGGGAACACCCATTTGTACAGTATAATTATTTAGCACTTAGTCTAAGATATTGAAACTCAACATGTAAGCTAAGGTTCTTTAGGTTGGACTGACACGTTTACTCTAATTGGTTACTCTCTGGCAAGTTGCTCTGTCATTGTCGTATGCCGACTATAATTATAAAGCCTGACAATGAGGGGTTTAGTCATCTGTACAGTAATTTCTTGGACACCCAGGCACTGGGTTGATCCCAACTGGCAAAGCCTGATGTAAAGATCTGGGGTTGTACTCTGGATTTGTTTTCAgcaaatcaaatttaattcaaGTGACATATTTTATGCCCTATAAAGTAATCTGTGGAATGCTATATTCGCCCTGGACGTTAAGAAAGGTGGGTGGGGAGTGAAGAAGCTCACATTGTATGCTCCGGAACCGATGTGAGTTCAACAACCTCTGCTTCCCCCTGTTGATATCCCTCCTTTTGACTCAATATCGCTCCCTTTGAGTCACAGTGGGTCTGACTTTGGGTCTGCAGTTATGCTGATATCTGTCTGACCATTTTTGCAGAGTCAAGTCTGTGTTCATATATAAGCTGCTAACATGTTTGTTGTCCTCCCATCCCCCAGTGTGGAGCCCATCTCGGCCATGTGTTTGACGATGGTCCCAAGCCCACCGGCCAGCGCTTCTGTATCAACTCTGCATCGCTCAA
This genomic window contains:
- the LOC118415398 gene encoding peptide methionine sulfoxide reductase MsrB-like isoform X1 encodes the protein MWPAFSKVSNVFTWVTLLFYLFSFLSVQVSVSVELQEGTQTGTCKQLGNCKMSFDKEELKKRLTPIQYEVTQEKGTERPFTGELNDETRPGLYKCVVCGAELFKSETKFDAGCGWPSFYDQTDEGAVTMTEDSSLGMIRTETTCSKCGAHLGHVFDDGPKPTGQRFCINSASLKFDPKKSAKKEEPKSEL
- the LOC118415398 gene encoding peptide methionine sulfoxide reductase MsrB-like isoform X3 encodes the protein MWPAFSKVSNVFTWVTLLFYLFSFLSVQVSVSVELQEGTCKQLGNCKMSFDKEELKKRLTPIQYEVTQEKGTERPFTGELNDETRPGLYKCVVCGAELFKSETKFDAGCGWPSFYDQTDEGAVTMTEDSSLGMIRTETTCSKCGAHLGHVFDDGPKPTGQRFCINSASLKFDPKKSAKKEEPKSEL
- the LOC118415398 gene encoding peptide methionine sulfoxide reductase MsrB-like isoform X2, whose product is MFTLRSLVSAARIACYARPRILEKSWQQGQVYLGASTFGTCKQLGNCKMSFDKEELKKRLTPIQYEVTQEKGTERPFTGELNDETRPGLYKCVVCGAELFKSETKFDAGCGWPSFYDQTDEGAVTMTEDSSLGMIRTETTCSKCGAHLGHVFDDGPKPTGQRFCINSASLKFDPKKSAKKEEPKSEL
- the LOC118415398 gene encoding peptide methionine sulfoxide reductase MsrB-like isoform X4, which translates into the protein MWRLPCLEEAVVNARRGGRRDGQQPGSRGYVIRRTCKQLGNCKMSFDKEELKKRLTPIQYEVTQEKGTERPFTGELNDETRPGLYKCVVCGAELFKSETKFDAGCGWPSFYDQTDEGAVTMTEDSSLGMIRTETTCSKCGAHLGHVFDDGPKPTGQRFCINSASLKFDPKKSAKKEEPKSEL
- the LOC118415398 gene encoding methionine-R-sulfoxide reductase B3-like isoform X5; amino-acid sequence: MSFDKEELKKRLTPIQYEVTQEKGTERPFTGELNDETRPGLYKCVVCGAELFKSETKFDAGCGWPSFYDQTDEGAVTMTEDSSLGMIRTETTCSKCGAHLGHVFDDGPKPTGQRFCINSASLKFDPKKSAKKEEPKSEL